The sequence below is a genomic window from Sander lucioperca isolate FBNREF2018 chromosome 6, SLUC_FBN_1.2, whole genome shotgun sequence.
ccagcttctttgaAACTAAATTTGTCTTCTGACTGTGGCAACCGCCAaatgccgagaatcaaaaacaacacacctccgacaatctgtgtgtgtgtgggtcacgttaggtcacggcagtttcctgtaGCGTTGCTATGACGAGTCACGCTCGCCTCACggatgaggcggtactaaatctgcaatggaaaaaggatggggcaccgcggccgagtcaagtcgagtcgaGCCAAGCCAAGCTgagcagagctggtactagcagtgggtaagcgccattaaTGATAGAGAATTTTTGTAAGCATGGAAGAATGTTTATCTAAAATTATAAAATTGTGGTGTTCCATAAGGTTCAATTTAAGGTACACTTTAAACTTTACATGCTGCCACTTAGAAACACCATCAGGAGACATAGCATAAATTTCCATAGCAATACTGACGACGCACAGCTTTACTGTCTTGTCTCCTTATGACTCAGACCAATAGATGCcgttttaattgcattttagaTATCAAGTTATGGATGGCAGAGATTTTCTAGCTCAAACAGGACAAAACTGAAGTCTGGGGTAATTGGTACTAAAGCTCAACCAAAAACTCAATGTGAAACTGCAAGCACTGGCATTACAACCCTGTTAACAAGTTAAAAACCTAGAAGTTATCTTTGATTAAGACCTTAGTTTTAAACCTAACATTAGAAACTTAACTAATTTTATTATCTCAATAGCATTGCTACAGTGTGGCCGTTTGAAGTGTGTGGCCAAGTTAATACAGAGACAATAATGAACGCCTTTATTTCCTGTAGGATTGACTGTTATAATGCTCTACATTCTGGTCTCCCTAAAAAGCTCAATTACAATTACTGCAAAACTCAGTTACACATAGGACTTACACCAATTTTAAAGTCCTttcactggcttcctgttttcttcaaaattgatttcaatgttcttttattgGTTTATAAATGTCTTAAGAGTCTTGGTCCTTTAAATTTATCGGATCTGCTTGCTCTCTGGTCTTCTTCCTCTGGCACAGCCTTCCTGAGGGCAGCAGAGCTATTTATCTATGTATTTTAGTCTGTTTTACTTCTTGGTATATACGTATGTTGATATATACAGAGTTGAAGTTTTTTATCTATTTCTAATCCTGCCTCTGGTGTTTTCTCACTGTAAATTGGTTAGATTTATGATAGCTTTTCAGCTCCTGTTTCTATGTGTAGTGAATGCTGTTATTGAGTGTTTTATTAATTACAACGCCACTTATCGCTTAGTGTGGATTATGTGAAgcaatttgtgtttattttatacATGAAAAGTGCTATAGCCTACAAATAAAGTCTGATTGACTGATCTTACTCTGAGTGGGCGCCTCGAAGTCCCAGACAGACCAGAGCTGCACGATGAAGAAAGGCGTCCAACAGATGATGTAGGCGAGCACGATGACCACGGTCATCTTCACAGTCTTCACCCTCGCCTTTGACACCCCTGCCACGCTGCTGGCCCTGGAGGACAGCGTCTTACTGACCGACTCTGCGACGTGGTGCGTCTTCATGTGAAAGTTAATGTGCACGGTGCGGCAGATGCGCACCTGGCACACGATCACCACGAGAACGGGCAGGACGAATATCACTACAGTCGTCCAGGTCACGTAGGCTCTCGGTCCCCACGGCTTGATGAACAGAGCCCAGCAGTCGTACACACCGGGAGCGACCTCGACccgagagaaaatgaaaatctgtgGGAGGCTGCCGATGAAAGAGACGCACCAGGCGGCGCACACCGCACCGTTCCAGCGCGCCCTGCGCCTTTGGAAAGTCACCATGGGGTTGCAGATGGCTTGATATCGGTCTATCGTCATCACTACAATCATGTAAGTGGAGGCAAACATCCCGACCACCTGCAGGTACTTCACTACGCGACACAATATATCTGGCCCGACGAATCGGTCAGTGATGTCCCACATGAGTTGGggacaaacttggaaaaatgtGACCACCAGATCGGCGACGCACAGGTGGAAGACGAAGACGCGCATCCTGGAGAGCTGCTTCCTCCGCTTCCACAGCAACAACAAGACCCCGAAGTTTAACATCCCTGCagtgatgaagatgatggaCAGGAGAGCTATTTCCACTTGAGCCAAGCGCTCATCTCGCGGCTGGTCCCCAGATAGTGCATTCTCCAAAGTGATGTTACTGATATTTACAATGAACCAAGCCATGCTTTCACCCGAAATACAGCAATAAGTAGCTGAACACCGTTATATAACCATTCCAGGTGAATACAGCTGAAGTGGAGGCATTTAAAAACTACATCAAAAGTATGCAGGAAGCATGGAATTCGACTTTTAACAATTTGATCTAAGGGTAATTAGTAGTAAGTGTAAGTGTAGTGGGTGAATGTCCAGTAAGCAACAAGTGTTGAGAGTCTCCAGGCAGAAACTGTGGTGTTAAGAAAGGAAAGCAGAGGGCTTTATACCTCCTCCTATCTGCAGGGAGGGAGGAGCAACCGCCCCCCCAACACAGAAATTATGTCTCACAGCAGCAAATACAGAAGTGGAATACATATAGCTTTGTATTCGGCAGTGCATGCACTTAAAAGAATCACCATGTCAGTTGTATCAATAAAAAGTAGAACCTTTTTATAGAGCATTTCCTGTTCAGAAAACATAGCAAAGAAATACTGCAGTTAAACCGAGGAGAAAACAATCAAAACCGTACTGCTGCTTTCCAATATGGTTTTAACAATGACATTTATAATTTACTATAGCAACTGAGCAACAGCGGTTTATTCAAGGAATTTCATAGAGCTCTGTAATAACACATATGGTGAAATCAGCGGTCATTGTCTAGTATTAAATTCTCTTATATGGTCGCAGCTGTGATGCTGAGTTAGCTGGAGTGAATGTAGCCCCAGTGGGTTTTATGTGGAGTGACTGTGTTGGATAAAAATAGCCTTTAAATGCTTTTCAGCAACCGGTCAAATGGTAACTTAGGATGCAATTTGGCCTCGGGTGATCTGATTAATTTGGCATGCAGTTAATAGTCAGTCAAAATGTTTTGATGAAAACTCAACTTTTGGCAACTGCTCCTGATTTTCTTCACCGCTGTTTTGGAACAAGGAAATAACGGGAGTAACAGGTGAAACAGCTTTAAAAGTGAGTTTTCTTTAAGTGCCGAGTAGTGGATAGAGACTTTAAAAGCAGTAAGAAACTTTAAAGTGTAACATTTGTTCTTGGGGGAACCCCACCTGCCAGATCCCACTTTGACCCCTGGTGATGCAAGAGAACAACATTGGTCTTGGGCTAATTTAATATGAAATTGCATTCATCAGTGGCCATGCGTGTTTCAGTTCTTGTAATGTCCTGTCTCAACAATGTGCAGCAGTCTGCTCATCAATACCTGTGAGCAACACGATTACAGTGGTAAGTGTCCAGATAATTATTGTCCGACAGAAAAACCCTATCCACTTTTCTCCTCATTTAGGACTTTACGTAAGTGAGGAGTTCATCTTTGTCCATCTGATAGCGACTTTTCTTCCAGATGTCGCGGAGCTCCTGTAAGGTGGCACCTATCTCCTTGCCCGACGTGACCCCCATCCTCCTCAGATCGTGACCACTGACGGGGAAGCGAGGGATGGACCACCTGCAGAGCTCCGCCAGCAGTTTCTCCTCACCCTGATACTTCAATAGCTCACACACTTTACTCTGGGAATCCAGCTCCCGACTCTGAAAAGACACAGTATGTGTGTCAAttagaaaaactaaaaagtGGTTTCAGAATGTGTTTGAAATATGCATGAAAGAATTATGACTACATAAAGCAAgaataaaaaagggaaaagtattatttatttagagctcaatatttaaatgctCAGCTGATCTGCTTtatcaggactgtgtgggtgtggtttgatcagatttgattgaCAGGCTGCCAACATGAACAGGCAACCCCATTACTGTCATCACGTTTTGATTAAACTCTTTCCAAATCCTAATTTCTTCACAGAAATTCTTAACTGAAGTTCATCTagtacagtggttcccaacctggggtccggggacccctaaggggggcggcaaagatcacagagGGGGcgcttaacctgggaccctgctgtcatcaggtcagcttctagctgctagctgctatcatcctcgtttttcctgccgccacggcatcactattttatgaacgaaacatggcggagaaacgtaaaagtgctgataactcctttgtatcaaaaaagaaagtaagggaaagttacctcaactttggtttcggagggggggctcaacttttcttagacataagtagggggggcgccaaggaaaaaatgttgggaaccactgatctagtAGCCAGAAATGCACCTAACATGTAATgcttgtagtttgtttttaaaacagTGGTGAAGTGATTCAGGGTGGATTTCTCAATGCATTACAGGTGTCTGTCCATTCAGCTTCAAAATAAGCTAATTCAGCTTTTTGCAGGCGATCACTACATTCACTGGCATACACCACAACTCATGATAAATAACCCTGCCTTTTTAGAACATGATATATAAACTCTATGAAAAGCCATGGCTGAAATCAATGACCACATTGTTCCAAGTGTCCCCAACTATACATCTCCCCTGCCCGTTTTATTAGAAAACACATGAACAATTGACATCTGATATGTTTCTACCGATTAACTAGAGGAAGCTGAAACTTACGTCGATGATAAAGTCAGTGAAGGGTTTGAGGCTGTCCGGGTCGTCTTCGCTCTTGCGGAGCTCCCGTCTGTATTTGACCAAGAACAGAGCCAAAGTCTTCTCCTCCCTGGACACCTTCAGCCGGAGGTCCATCTTTTCCACGTCCTCTGGGCGGCGGAAGAGAGCAGCCAGGATGGTCATAGGTTTGGGAGAGTGGTCTTTGGCGTTCTGCCATACTCGCTTCATCTCCTCAACATTGCCATCTGGAGGTAAACCTGAGAAGATGCGAGCAGGAGGGATGAGCAGAAATTACtttaaaaggaacacgccgacttattgggactttagctttttcaccgtaacccccagagttagacaagtcgatacatacccttctcatctccatgctccgaattgtgacaaaagtgacaaaataacgccaacatgttcctatttacattatttgatttgtagagtcacagcatgtacaaaaaacaacgtaacatgagacacagccatcttctaaccgtaaacaaaccgagaactatattctcagacaggcttgctgcaaagcaaatcattccgcccaagtactatattcttccacctgagaatatagttcccggtttgtttacggttagaagatggctgtgtctcatgttacgttgtcttttgtacacgctgtgactctacaaatcacaacatgtaaataggaacatgttggcgttattttgtcacttattgggagcagtaggattactggaaccattcacctgcatgctctgtgctggcctgatgccgctggaaccgtcagacagcattacagcacgcacggagatgagaagggtatgtatggacttatctaactctgggggttacggtgaataagctaaattcccaataagtcggcgtgtttcTTTAACAACTACAGAAAACAAGCAAGACAAAGATTGGTATCCTGGTAGAAGTCTTCTGCGGTTACCAATAGGGCTGTGTACTGGCaggaatctggcgatacgatacgtatcacaaTACATGAGTCACGATTGGATCAAATTTTAACTATTTGATCAAAAGGTAATTCCTAGAAGAAGCGTAGTGGGTGAATGTGTTGGGTCCCCAGGCTGAAACTAGTGCATAAAAATGCTTGCACTATTCCTACACAGGGTACATCCAACACAACACGTTTTGTGTTGCAAAAACacgattaaaaaataaataaagaaataaaaatcgATAGtgcgtttttgaaaatcgatacagtactgcaaaataaaatatcacgatactcaagtgtatcgattttttcttacacccctagttaCCAAATAGCCTGAGAAGAGTTCAATAATCAACAGTCATTGAATCATATACTGCTGACACATACGAGAGTTCGCCGTACCACAGAAGTCTTGAGAATTGTTGAGCTTCAACACTACTGAACCCCCTTACTGATGCCTGTACTTTGCAAACACAAATGGTACATGTTCTCTCAGACCAGACCATTTTCAAAAGGGATCTGAGCCATGACgaaaaggaaaatattttcCAGTATGTGGGCACGTTTACCAAAATGGGCTACATGGGCAAAACGCAACACTAATTTTAGACAAGAGGTGGGAATCTCATCAGTATGAGTGCATCCATTTGCACAGAGGGAGCATAgcttctagtctttatgctGAGGTAAGCCAACTGTCTCCTGGCTCTAGCTTCATACAATAGAATTAAAATAACCCTCTACTTGATGGCAAGTAATGTAAGTAAGGGCATATATTTAAGAGCAACTTTTTGCTAAGGTGTCCTGGTGGCGCTGGGGTTTTTAAGAGGCTGACCATGACCAATCCCAATATCCCTGGCTCAAACACTTCTGGGAACCATCGTTATTTTCGTTCCCATGTTatccttcctctctttcctccacTGCCTTTCCCTGCCTCCCCTCTCACCTATGTACTGGGCCAGTTCCAGACTGTACATCAGCTCCAGCAGATGAGCAGCATGGCTACCAACAACCATCTTCTTTAGTTCCACACAAATCCGTTCTCCTGATATAGCTGCAAGTCCACGACCATTTTCCCTAATAGCAACCAGCGTCTCAGGCTCATGATCGTCTGGCGCCAGGGCCACCCTGCCGTAGAACCTTGGAGGGAAACGAGACGGTTGAGGTCAAAGTGCTTTTACGCCGAACAAATAAACAATGACTTTCTTCCATTCCTTTCTGAGTTGAAAGTGAAATGAGGCAGCCCACCTGAAATAACGCAGTATCCTCAAGTAGTCCTCTTGGATTCTTTGTTCAGCACTGCCAACAAACCGAACTTTTCGGTTCTGCAGGTCTTCATATCCTTTGAAATAGTCATATAATGTGCCATCAAGCCCTGTGAAAGGGAAAAAGTCACACAAAAATGAATAATTCTGACAcaagtgcaataaaaaaaaaagtgacaatgtgCACTGAATGCACCTGAACCGAAACACACTGATGCTGGGCATCTCAACAACACAAGCAAGTAATTTATAAGTTATTACCTAAAAACATGGAATTGATGGTGAGGTCTCTCCGCTCAGCGTCTTTCTGCCAGTCAGTGGTGAATTCCACCTCTGCATGACGTCCATCTGTCTGAACATCCACTCGCAACGTGGTCACCTCAAAGTTCTCATTGTGTAGCTATAAAAGATGACCAATAAACAAAAGACAGATGACTGTACAGGCACAGCAAAGACTGGCGTCATGCCATGGACATATGATCTCATTCTGAAGTCAATGTCCCTCTCTACCAACTCTTACTTGTGGGTAGTGCAGTATTTCAGAGGGTACtcagaaatatacagtatagttgTGTCACAGTCTGTACATGGTAAAGCTGCCTTATGCCATTGAAACATTGTAGGATTTTTATATTCAACCTACCTAATGGAGCCATATGCTCCAGCTCAAAACCTCTGCCCATTCGATGcaacatatttacatattccAGGAATAAACAAATTAATCAGAAATAGAGCTTCCTGTTACTGGGCTGCTTATCTGTCCGTGCTGTATttatagctgtccactgctcctaatgctAAGGATGTGTTAAAATGCAGTAATAGAATTTCCCGACATTGaatggtgtatgtgtgtgtgtgtgtgtgtgacgattAAGCATAAAGTTtgtcgttttgttttgtttattaacATCATTTGTTTGAAATGGGCTACGTACTAAAGCCTCCCATGTGCATCATGGGTGTTCCAACAACAAACACCTTTACAAGGATCTTTGTTTCACTGCTGCCATCCCTCTGTACAATCCCATTCTGGGTTTATAATGTGTGTGCGTAGACACTTTAGGCAGATCTGACTCTTAC
It includes:
- the si:dkey-178o16.4 gene encoding oxytocin receptor — protein: MAWFIVNISNITLENALSGDQPRDERLAQVEIALLSIIFITAGMLNFGVLLLLWKRRKQLSRMRVFVFHLCVADLVVTFFQVCPQLMWDITDRFVGPDILCRVVKYLQVVGMFASTYMIVVMTIDRYQAICNPMVTFQRRRARWNGAVCAAWCVSFIGSLPQIFIFSRVEVAPGVYDCWALFIKPWGPRAYVTWTTVVIFVLPVLVVIVCQVRICRTVHINFHMKTHHVAESVSKTLSSRASSVAGVSKARVKTVKMTVVIVLAYIICWTPFFIVQLWSVWDFEAPTQTATFTILMLLASLNSCANPCIYLLFSEKLPKTLVALMCVGQSDLKESIHEEATMVSSLHISLKSLPDCR
- the trnt1 gene encoding CCA tRNA nucleotidyltransferase 1, mitochondrial, with product MWSRILSPRVIGRTGFCWRSLFTMQLKTSEFQSLFTDGLSGLAEVFEKQQHELRIAGGAVRDLLSGKQPEDVDFATTATPEEMKQMFQTAGIRMINNKGEKHGTITARLHNENFEVTTLRVDVQTDGRHAEVEFTTDWQKDAERRDLTINSMFLGLDGTLYDYFKGYEDLQNRKVRFVGSAEQRIQEDYLRILRYFRFYGRVALAPDDHEPETLVAIRENGRGLAAISGERICVELKKMVVGSHAAHLLELMYSLELAQYIGLPPDGNVEEMKRVWQNAKDHSPKPMTILAALFRRPEDVEKMDLRLKVSREEKTLALFLVKYRRELRKSEDDPDSLKPFTDFIIDSRELDSQSKVCELLKYQGEEKLLAELCRWSIPRFPVSGHDLRRMGVTSGKEIGATLQELRDIWKKSRYQMDKDELLTYVKS